From Thermococcus sp.:
CCAGCCGCGGTAGAGCTTTTCCCGGGTTTCCTCGTCCATCTTTGGCTCGAAAACCTTCTCGACCTTCCAGAGGCGCTCTATCTCCTCAAGGCTCTCCCAGTAGTCCACGGCCAGTCCGGCAAGATAGGCTGCTCCAAGGGCTGTAGTTTCCTTCACCACCGGTCTCACGACACGCCTGTTGAGTATGTCCGCCTGAAAAGCCATCAGGAAGTCGTTGGCCGTTGCTCCACCGTCAACGCGGAGCTCCTTTATTCCGACCAACTTTTCCATTTCCTCAATAACATCACGCGTGAGGTAGGCTATCGCCTCCAGCGTTGCCCTCGCCAAATGCTCCCTGCCGGTTCCGCGCGTTATGCCTATTATAAGGCCCCTTGCAAACTGGTCCCAGTAAGGAGCACCGAGGCCAACGAAGGCC
This genomic window contains:
- a CDS encoding FGGY-family carbohydrate kinase codes for the protein AFVGLGAPYWDQFARGLIIGITRGTGREHLARATLEAIAYLTRDVIEEMEKLVGIKELRVDGGATANDFLMAFQADILNRRVVRPVVKETTALGAAYLAGLAVDYWESLEEIERLWKVEKVFEPKMDEETREKLYRGWKEAVKRAMGWAKVVGE